The Archocentrus centrarchus isolate MPI-CPG fArcCen1 chromosome 1, fArcCen1, whole genome shotgun sequence genome includes the window CTAAACCCGTGTCCCTCTGagtttggcttgtttttttaaatgtactctGAATATATGAAATTAGaatttttatgtgatttgttTGAACTTTTACCTGCTAATATATCATCCATTTGCCATTTGttgtaattatattttttgttttgtttttttttaagaatagggCTGAGTACTgtttttcaatttttatttttttaactttaatttacttaaatgtcactgtaatgCCCATCTGTCTACTCCCCAGTTAGCTGCGGTCATCCTAACTGTGTCCACTTTGATAACGTAGTTTTCCCACAGCCAAGCTGACCTACACTTGTTACTTTTTTCTTATCTATCAGAAATTTGGTTCTATTCGCGCCGACGTGATTGAACAGATGCGTTTCAAACAGAGACTGAGGGTCATCCAAACTATTGAGGATACAACTAAACGCAATGTGGTAAGGGCATAATCTTAGAGGATCTGGAATTAAGTACAGTAGATGTATTGAGAGGTTTTTAATTGTATCTGCCTGGCAGAATGCCAGTCTAGTAATTTGATCGTCTGCCCTACATTTACACTGAACTTTATTTTCGCTcttctatttttaatttgattataTAACGTTTCAGGTCAGAACTATTGTAACAGAGACTGACTTCAGTATCGATGAGTTGGAGGAGCTCTATGTGCTCTTCAAGGTGAGTTAAAGATGCAGCGAATGCAGATAATAGCCTATGAGCCTCGGCTTTAAGCTGAGCTTACAGTTTGCTTATGCCACAGGCCTGTGTACTTTATCAGTGGCACACTCTTCATAAAAATCCAGATTTCCACAAATTTCCAGACACAATGCCAAAGTcgcatttaaatttttttttttttttcctcttcatttcTTTAGGCAGAGCACCTAACCAGCTGTTACTGGGGCGGCAGCAGCAACCCCACGGAGCGCCACGACCCCAGCCTGCCGTACCTGGAGCAGTACCGCATCGACGTGGAACAGTTCAAGGGTCTCTTCAACCTGCTGTTCCCTTGGGCTAATGGAGCCCATTCGGATCCCCTCGCTGTACGCTTTTTTCGTCTTCTTGACCAAAACGCAGATGCCCTCATCAACTTTCGGGAGTTCATCACCGGCTTGGGTAGGTagaggatgtttttaattatttttgttaacAGCTTGTAACATAACGgatgatgctcagttggcaaATGGATTTTTTTAGGCTGTCTTTGAAATTTGAAGGCAGTTGGTGTACTGTGTCAGATCTCTAAAGCTTTTGGTTGTTTTGTAGGTGTTCTGTGTCACAGGGACCTCACTGAGAAGCTAAAGCTGCTCTACAAGATGCATGTCCTGCCTGGTGAGTGTGTTTGGATTCAGTGCAGTGAGCGTGCAAAgttagaaagagagaaagagaaattgCCGTGCTTCTTGCGTTTTGTTTCACTTCACTGTGGAAATCATGTTTTGAGTACTCCCTTtaaggaaccccctgctgttatAAATTATACCCTGAAAGTTTTCAATTTAATGCACACCTACGTCTGGATTTTCATAACATTTTGACATAGAAACCAAGAGTCCATTGTTAATATATTTAACTAGTCtggaaaagttgtttttaaccttttattgTCTGACGTTAAGAGAGTGCAATTGTTTTCCCCAGAAATGACTCATGAACAAGAAGAACCTGACTCTGCATTTGAAGCCACTCAGTACTTCTTTGAAGACATCACTCCAGAAACATCCATCGGTGAGGTTATTTATCGGGATtagatttgttttgcttttgcctGAGGAATTACAGCGGAGAAATGTTAGTAATTATAGTGGAGATGACTTGGCACGGTTCTCATGATATTTGCACAAGTGAAACCTCTGTTGTGGTTGTGCTTAATCACATGATGTTCACTTCATGTGACTTACAGGTGACAGTGTGGCTGTATTAACTCAGAGGGCAGCCAGGTGCTGttgatcaaatgcacttgattaactgctcatcagcaagtgtgagcaccccctataaaagcagaagttttggcagtttgctggccTGGTGTTAATGCCACAATCATCCCTGGATGCTGGCTGTCCCAGCAAATTCTacacaatgctcagagaaacgtCAGAAAACCccagagctacatctcagactctacaggcctcagttagtatGTTAAAGTTCATAACAGCTCATttagaaaaaacactgaacaagtacggcttgtttggaagagttGCCACGAGAAATCATCTTCTCTTTAAAAGgaacatggcagcacggcttaggtttgcaaagttgcatctgaacaaaccacaagactctTGGAACAAAGTCCTTCGGTGCTGTTTGGCCGTAGTGCgcagcaccatgtttggtgaaaaccaaatgccacaaacacctcagaccaAGCACGtgatggtggaggggtgatgatttgggtgtGTTTTGCAACCATCGGGGCCTGGGCCCTGATGGTTGCAAAACACACCCTGATTCTAGAGTCAGGTGTGAGGCCATCTCTCTGACCGCTAAAGCTTAGCTGAAATTACAACAGcacagtgatcccaagcacagcaggacagaatggctgaaaaagaaaagaatcaaggttgCAGTGGTGTAGttaaagtccagactttgaatgctactgtgctttttttttttttttttttttcccctgtagaATTAGAATTTCTAACCAAACATTTGACCTCAACCTCCCTGTCTTCTCAGGCCATGACTCGAAGTGCAGAAATGAGAAGGATGACGGCTTTGTCAGAGTGacattcaaaacagaaaaaggtaAAGAGCAAAGTCACGTTGATTCAAAAACTCTGTCAGAGCCTAGATGTAGTTCTGAAATACTCCTTACTTCCATCACCACATTGAAAGGACTCATAATTCATGATTTTTAAAGAGTATGGTTTAAGTTTGTGACAAAAACACTCACATTCTTTTGCCCATTTTGCAGTCAAGAAACTGAACACTCCTGATTACCGCCATTACCTGAAGCTGTGGAGCCAGGAGACGAAACCTAAACGAGAAAACACAAAAGACCTCCCAAAGCTGAACCAGGTGAGACTTTATTTCCACAAATTACTCAGTGTAAAAATGCAGCCAAAGTGACCTTTTTTGTGTTCCTGTCCCGCAGAGCCAGTTCATCGAGCTTTGCAAGACCCTCTACAGCATGTTCAGTGAAGATGTTGCAGAGCAAGAGCTCTATCACGCTACAGCAACAGTCACCAGTCTGCTGCTGGAAATGGGAGAGGTGGGAaagctcttctcctcctcttccaggAAGGACCACAATCAGGAGGGGACGTCCGAGTTGAGCATGTGCACGAGAGATGTGTCAGATCCTAAAAGCACACACGAGGTTCAGGATCTGGAGGACATTTTTGTCCCTCCAGGTCTTGAGAATAAGCCGAGCCCCTGTGAAGAGGGAAAAGGGGATGAAGGGAGCGAGCAGCTGCCCCCTATGCAAGACATCAAGCTTGAGGACTCGTCTCCTAAAGACACGGGAACTTCCTCTGCTATGCTCATTTCGGATGATGAAACCAAAGATGACACTTCAATGTCATCTTACTCGGTGCTCAGCGCGGGTTCCCACGAGATGGACGAGAAGCTGCAGTGTGAGGACATCGCGGACGACACAGTGCTGGTGCGCAGTGACAGCGGCTCCAATGGGGAGAGAAGTAACCGGCCTCTTGGTGGGGGGCTGCACGACAGAGGCCTGCCTCACAGCACGAGCATCGACAAAGACTGGGCCATCACGTTCGAGCAGTTCCTGGCTTCTGTCCTCACCGAGCAGGCCCTCGTACGTTACTTTGAGAAGCCAGTGGACGTGGCAGCTCGCATAACCAACGCCAAGAATGCCAAGAAAGTTGGGCGTCCCCTACTGTCAACAAGTGACTATGAGATCTCGCTGTCTGGGTGAGGCGTTATCACTAAAAGACTGTTCTAAAAGATTATAAGTCGTGTTTGTAAGAAGACTGAAggtaaacgtgtgtgtgtgtgtgtgtgtgtgtgtgtgtgtgtgtgtgtgtgtgtgtgtgtgagagagagagcgagagatagCTGAATGAATGAGACCAAAACTTCTCTTAGcaatgtattttaaaataaattaaagactTTTACAACAATCACTAGTTTCTGTCCAGTGGAGAAGgaacagaaaatgaatattatgGTTTGCTCAGATGAAATCAATGTGTACGTCGTAGCTGTACTTTATAAAATATTATGCATAGGTGTTAATACTGTAATCTCTAGTACTCTTAGGCTATGTAGATGTAAATGTTAGTACAGTTCCAAACTGGGATATTGATAGTCTACAGTGCATACGATCACCTAACATTATATCAAACTGTTGCTTCCTTACTTTACAGTTCCACTGGCTGCTAATCATGACATTTGTTTATCAGTGGGTGAAACTATGGGGGGGGCATTGAAAATTcaattttcatgttttcatgtaaaCTCTTCAGTACCTCATAAATTTAACTGTCACCGGCAAATTTCATATGCACATTTGTATCTTCCTTGATGTTCACTTTCAAAAAATAAGGTCCCCTTTAAACTTCCCAGTTCACTTTATCCAGTTATAATAACTAGTAGCAAAATCTGTATAATAATAGTAGTAATCATCCTAATGATATGaggggaagaaaggaaaaaaaaaaataacccacatccagtttttctttttgattaagAAGAAAATCAGTCCTGCCTCTACAGTTACTACAGACACAAAAGTTGGTTGATGTTTCAGGAACTTGAaggtgtgtttaaaaaatgagtACACTAAAATACCGTTAAGAGCCTGCACTCTTTGTTTACAGCAAAATCCACTAAGATTTGCTTGCCTTCAGCCTAGCTGTTGTCTGCactccaaacttttttttttttttttaacattttgatcTTTTATGCGCTGTACatttttactttgcttttttttttttttttttttttaaatgaagtcgTTTTTAATGTGAATACTTTCAATTATAAATGCCCATTGTTTGGTTTATTACTCTGGGTTCTGATGCATTGTATATCACTTCATCTTATTAAAATTACAGTTTGAATGGTTTAATGCTGCACAGTAAAATGCCTCCAGTCTTTATTTCACCGATTTCATCATACGGAGTTCAAAAAACAAGGAGTGATACTGCCATCTGGTGGAAGACTGAGCTCACACCCACCAATCTCCATTTCCTAGAGAGGTTTccaaaagttttttaaaaagtaagtaAATTTGTTGTGATTCACAACACAAGCAAATtgcagcttcagtttcctgttcttagctgacaggagaagcatccggtgtggtcttctgctgctcatCTTCTTCAAGGttctgtgttcagagatgcttctTCTTACCTTGGTTGGAACTAGTAGTTATTTGTGTTACTGCTGCCTTTTCATCTgcttaaagcagtctggccatccTCCTCCTGGCATTAGCAAAGCATTCTTGGCCAGAGAACTGCACTcagtggatattttctcttttttcaatcatagagatggttgtgtgggaaaattccagtaccttagcagtttctgaaatactcacaaCATGCCTGGCACCAGAGTCACTTAAACCACCTTTCTTCccctcagtttgaacttcagcagttcAGTtgataaagtggctggtgagtgtatgttaATAAGTATACACTTGTACAATGTGACACTTTTTCTCAAGTATCTGCATGCTATGCTGTTAGTACTAACATGATCACTATGAGAAAACCACACACATCTGTCAGAAATCACTAAACTCATTTCAGGGTCAGATAGTTGGTCAggcacagatttttatttatttccgaCTTACTACTTCTATatagccagatttttttttttttttttttaactctcctTGGTTAAAGAGTACATGAATGTGTACCTTGTTAGTGTAACCATATTAAACCTCAGTTTGTTACACGGCCATTCTCTTTTTCACCCCTGGACCCCACACACTAGGGCTGTGGCCGAGGTTAACCAATCACAGCTTAGTGAGCTCATTTATAACAAGACTTTCAGATGATTGTGAGGACCGTCCCCTCTCAGACATACGATAGAGCTATAGATAATCTAGAAGCTGTGGACACTTTCCTTAGGGTCCACAGCTTCTCAGAAagcacagatttaaaaaaaaaagtcacagtcAGCATCATATACAGCATAagcatatacatacacatacagtgATTTGTAAATGGTTATCCTTTTGATACTAggcacaaaaagtaagaaaatttgtgtttggtggatTATTACTTTGTGCTTCTTGGCAACAAATCTCATatcattggaaagcctgtttatttccccttaagtggagccacatttgtaaggaaaatgcatttgtgggttgagcagcagagttgattATGTgagttgtgcccatgaaaaatttgccaaatcttctctgcaaatgccaaacagcttattctatTGAttctttttggtttcatttactggattggatgattgaagtttGAAGAAACTGGACATGCTGGCAATTCAAcaacaggggcctcagcagcatgtagaagaaccacacacagccacaacagcctggcaccacctcctcatgctggtcacacactgctgtgggatggcatcctaTTCTCCAACCGGCATTTGTCGCAAGTCAgccaatgtggttgtgttgCTTACTCTGGCATGAACAGCATCCCCAAGCTGATACAACAAGTgttcagtggtgctgaggtcaAGGCTGCAGGGAGGCCACAGCATCCTCTCtgctcccaaattctggaggtagtctctgataaaccccacTCTGTGGTGGTGAGCATTTTCTTCTTGGAGTATACAATAGTGGGCTGAAAAGTTCGTAGGCTCACTAAGAAGGATTtatcatacagtaattaaatttggCATGCCTTAAATTCAACCTTTTCTGATtctaactgcatgttttctttgcagATAAATCCATAGTGGATACAGAATTGAGGACTTGGAAAAGCAGTACTAGAGACAGTTTGTGAAAATGGATCAAATTTGGCACGGTGGTGTtatcaaatatctgcagaaaaaggCATCAGCCCCCAAAGACATTCACGCTGACATGGTTGCTACATTAGAGGACGATGCTCCAGCTTTATCAACTGTGCAGAAGTGGGCAGCTGAATTCAAGAGGGGTGGGGAGAGCTTTGAAGATGACCCAACTTTTGACGCCTGATCAAAAGTGCACCAGACTGGTCATGTCACAAGTGAACTTGGCACTTTTTAAAGCAAATCCAGACAGTATTCTTGAACAGTTCCTCACCCATGATGAATGTTGGGTTCCCCACTTTGAGCCAGAGACCAAATGGCAGTCCATGCAATGGAAACACCCGTCTTCTCTCCCACCAAAGAAGGCCAGGGTGGTGTCATCGGCAGAGAAGGTGGTGGTCTCAGTCTTCTGGGATGCAATGAGCATCGTGTTCATTGACTACCTTCAAAAAGGCCATACTATCAGTGGAGAATACTACGCCAACTTGCTGAGGCAGCTGCAAAAGGCAATCAAATCAAAACAGCctggaaaactgaaaaaaaaaaaaaaacttaatatgAACATAATTAACTCAGGGCTGTTGAACTGGACTCGATTAGTTTTGTTTAAGTGAACTTTGTGCAGGaataattttgtgtttatttgctctttttcttAGAATCTACTTTTCCCACAAGGTGCATACACTGCATATGATGTTATGAATCTGGAACAACTGCTGAGGGGTCAGACATGGTGTGATGTCAAGTTCTTATCTGCGTCACTGTGAACTTCAGTCGCCAGCTGACGTCACCACACTCCCAcctgtgcccccccccaaagCACTTCtttaacattaaattaaaagttgTCTGACTGTGACATAATAGAAATCATAAATGAGGGGCtacagaggaaaaacagcatGACACAATAATGCTGCTGATAACACAGAAGGGTAATTTGCAGTGAGGCTCGGCCATAAAGTCTATGGAACAGATCGTGATTTAGCCGGTCGGCTCCAACCACTGTTATTCACAAGCTTTTTGCTGTCATtggctgagagagagaggacgaGCCTCCTGCGAACCCTGATACTGCTCTGTTATCACTGCTGTTTGTGGCACACGGTTCATCTGATCAATTAAATAATTCAGTATTAAGTCAGATCCAGAATAGAAATAAAATCGGTTGATATGCAAATTCTACCAACTGAAATGAATGAGAATACAAACTGTGCAGATTATATTTGAAGACAATAAGATAATGTTTAGAAATAACACCAATTAGTGACACTTTTGAAAAACTTGGTGAAAATAATTTTGAGTTTCAGTCACACAATGACGCAGttatgcagtttgtttttctgaaaaGTGCCCCCTGTGTGAGGCAACTTGAACATTGACTTTCTGACAGTCAGTGGACTTTGAGGTGTACTGGAGTACACAGTAACGCCTCTCTAAGgatgtcataaaaaaaaaaaaaaaaaagcttgaaaatatataaatccaGCGCAAATGACGCGTCTTTCCTTTGTGCTGAACGGGGCCTTCTGTGGATTATAATCTGACCTATCGCAATTCTGCTTGAtcccaaaaaaaagcctgaagaacaaaggaaaattttaattttagaccACAAACGTAAGTGTGTTTTTTATATCTTGAGCATCAGTCCACTTTGATTACTGATTAACCTgtcatttaaaaagacaaatgattTGTGCATGAGGTTAATGTTTATGTAGTTGCAAAAAGTCtatattgaattttatttaaaatacggtatgtctgtgcctgtgtgtggaCGCTTACCTGTCACCCCAGCAATAGGAAACATGGTCGGACTTAAACCTTCAGAAGTTCCTCCTCCTTTGGGGGTGAAGATGGCGAGTGCTGGAGCAGCAGCCTGTATAGCCGACATCGTCACATTTCCTCTGGACACAGCCAAAGTCAGACTACAGGTACTAACTGTATTGTGAATATGATCTTCAGCCACTCTTGTTTTGCTGTAGACCACTTAAGGTGATGTTTGTATTATTGACAGAGCAGTCACGTTTTTCCACTTCAGCACCTCTGAATCAACTGAACTTTACCTTTCTGCTGCCACAGGCTCTATAAAGTTTAATTTTGAGTACAATGTGTGACCCCAGATTCAAGGAGAGAAGAAGGCAGTGGGAGGCATCCGCTACAAAGGGGTGTTTGGGACCATCAGCACCATGATCCGAACAGAGGGGCCCAAGTCTCTGTATAATGGTCTGGTTGCTGGGCTGCAGAGACAGATGTGCTTCGCCTCTGTCAGAATCGGCCTCTATGACAATGTTAAACATTTCTACACTGGTGGTAAAGACAGTAAGTGGCTACTTTTCAAAAATTAATTCAACTTTCATAATTTGTCTAACTAGTGACAATCATGACTTCTAGTTCAATACCCAgctgtcaaaatcaaaaagaTGTCTATCAGAGGGTTACAATCAGTCTCACACATCACACCCTGAGCTCTCAGATAATGAATTCAGATGAGGgaactttaaatttttttttttttttttttttaaagaacaaaggAGGGCTCCATCCTGCAGGACAGACAAACATAATTTAagcagaaaacagagaaaaaaagactaTTAAAGTGTGATAAGAGATTTAGGGAAAGTGTTTGAACATTATCTCCCTTAAATCCGCTCTCTCGAAACTGATAAAGGATTCTTGCAGTCTGGGTAGCTGAATCTGTTTCttatcttcctgttaaaggtgaTGCTAAATTAGAAGTTCTCAAATCTGTAATTAAATGCAACAACTgagtctctcctcctctttagACCCTGGCGTAGTGGTACGTATCCTGGCTGGCTGCACTACAGGTGCTATGGCAGTGTCGTTTGCACAACCCACCGACGTGGTCAAGGTTCGATTCCAAGCCCAGATGAATCTGGATGGAGTGGCTCGTCGCTACAGCGGCACCATGCAGGCTTACAGACAAATTTTCCAACACGAGGGCCTGCGTGGACTCTGGAAAGGTACCCTTTTTGATTCTTGCACATTATAAAAAGACGACAGGAAATCCTTTATCAATAATGATCAAAGTATCTGTTTCCTTCAGGAACGTTACCTAACATCACAAGAAACGCACTGGTAAATTGCACAGAGTTGGTTACATACGACCTGATAAAGGAGGCCATCCTCAGACACAAGCTGATGTCAGGTAAGGTCAGCTCATGTGTGTTTGCCTGAGCTATGCAATTTCACAACACACATGATGGAGTCCCTGAGAGACAGCTGATTGGCAGAAATCCACACACCCTCTCATCTCTTtaactgataacacaacaggcTACTACAGTACAGGACACAATGTATTTTCTCTTCACAGTGCAGTGAGTACAACAGTAATAAATTAGTACATATGTCAATCCTTTATATTGCCCCATTCACAGGATTACACAATCTACGGACACGCTTTTCTATACTGCACAACTAAGAGCAAAGATCCTCTTATTATTGCCATTCACCCAGATCTTTTCCGACTCTGTCCGCAGACAATCTGCCGTGCCACTTTGTGTCTGCGTTTGGCGCCGGCTTCGTTACTACAGTGATCGCCTCCCCGGTAGACGTGGTAAAAACGAGATACATGAACTCACCACCTGGCCAGTATAAGAGTGCCATCAACTGTGCATGGACCATGTTAACTAAAGAGGGGCCAACAGCATTCTACAAAGGGTAAGCCTCTTCATCTGTGCCTCCAGCAACAAACTCTTAAGAGATTTAAGCTTTCGCTCTtcacttttccctttttttttttttgatttgtaGATTTGTGCCGTCATTCCTGAGGCTGGGATCGTGGAATATTGTGATGTTCGTCTCCTTCGAACAAATCAAAAGGGCCATGATGGTCACAAAGCGGAGGACTGAAGTGATAAATTGAGATTCCTCAGTCAAAGTTTGACTGTAAAGCCTGAACCACCACTGGATTGGAACCTGAATGAGGAAACCCTAGTATCAATTTCTTGTTTTAGCCTTATTCAACAGATCCCCGATCCTGTGGTGACAAAGGAGAAAATCCTTTGTTGAAAAAGGATTGCCTTCTGAAAAAGTATTGACTTTATGTGCATGAAGACACGCACACTTAaccttttatatttataatttgcCACAATGAGCCCATTCCACGTGTTGTGGAAGGGAATATTACACAAACATGCCAAGTCTGCACTGAGCCCTGTATATCTAAATCTGCCAATTTTATATGCCAGCCAGCTTAAACCAGTGAGCCTTTACACAAAATGAATGGTACTCATAATaaagtctaaaaaaaatattatatattatatatatatatatataaaaaagactTGCTTTACAGACTCAGATTTGCTTGTTTTTCCTGCCTGTTAACACAAGGACACAaagcacttttcaaaacaaTTTACTACCTTGGGAGTCAGACGTGAGTCCTTACATCCATTCCTCAAATGTAAACCACAGAATTAAAAGATTAGGTCATAAAAATTCAGTATCAGTCTGACAACATACAACATTATGAAAACAGGGGCTTATTAACATTTAGAGTTCCACATCACTAACATATTTTACAATACATATGAAATTAATGACATCAGCGGGGACATGTTAAACCATGCAAGACTTAAGATGACAGCACCACAAGGGAAAAATAAAGTGGAAATCATTCCTCACATtaattttttgccattttctctTAACGTAAACGTCAAATTCCTGAGCAGGACTACTGTCCTTTCTGTCTgtaaatgtaacaatttggcTGCATGCTCGTTCAAAGTGCTTAAAGCCTCACAAAACGACAGATCCATTACTTTCACTACAGTCGTCTTTATGAATGAAAACCTTATGGAATGGTCATTTTTGAGGTAACGGGTGTTGGATTTGTGCTCAGTTTGCCAAACATTAAATATCATTATAAGAATGATAAGTGCATTACGAATGAaccagaaaaccaaacaaaagagaATTTATTTGTTTGGATCTTGTTTGGAGGGGCTGACCAGCTGCAGTCTGCTTTTAGAGTTTTAATACTCAGCTATGCTCATGAGAAACTTTCCTGCTTCCTTCTACCCAACCATACAGAGAATGCTCTTGAaattatttgggttttttttagtttttggagTTGACAGTCAGTGTGAGACACACACCGGGGTCCTGTAGATGTGTCCTGACTATGTTATGGAATTTCTCTCTGTATTGGTTGAACTGCATGATGCTCTCTGGTTCTT containing:
- the ucp1 gene encoding mitochondrial brown fat uncoupling protein 1 — encoded protein: MVGLKPSEVPPPLGVKMASAGAAACIADIVTFPLDTAKVRLQIQGEKKAVGGIRYKGVFGTISTMIRTEGPKSLYNGLVAGLQRQMCFASVRIGLYDNVKHFYTGGKDNPGVVVRILAGCTTGAMAVSFAQPTDVVKVRFQAQMNLDGVARRYSGTMQAYRQIFQHEGLRGLWKGTLPNITRNALVNCTELVTYDLIKEAILRHKLMSDNLPCHFVSAFGAGFVTTVIASPVDVVKTRYMNSPPGQYKSAINCAWTMLTKEGPTAFYKGFVPSFLRLGSWNIVMFVSFEQIKRAMMVTKRRTEVIN